A stretch of the Asticcacaulis sp. ZE23SCel15 genome encodes the following:
- the edd gene encoding phosphogluconate dehydratase translates to MTLNPALDAITQRIAARSATLRAQFEARTERYKTTEPRRKKLSCANYAHVVAASTENDKLQAALDTVPNIGVVTAYNDMLSAHQPYHNYPEKILKAARKVGATSQVAGGVPAMCDGVTQGRGGMELSLFSRDVIAMSAAIALSHDAFDAALMLGVCDKIVPGLVIGALSFAHLPVIFVPAGPMSSGLPNPEKARIRTLYARGEVGRDALLAAEMASYHGVGTCTFYGTANSNQMLMEMMGLHVPGSAFIHPHTELREALTAAAVERAALTAANGKAPACLADVLTVKAFVNGVVGLMATGGSTNHALHLPAMARAAGIILTPEDLNDISRIVPLLARVYPNGSADTNHFHAAGGVGFVMRELLSVGLLHADVQTIWGEGLADYCREPILQDGKVIWRDLPQASGDEAVLRPIANPFSVEGGLREMKGNLGIAVSKISAVKPEHQFIEAPCAVFDDQDDFLAAFKAGNIPDGDFICVVRFQGPKANGMPELHSLTPSLSSLLDQGRKVALVSDGRMSGASGKVASAIHLTPEAKDGGPISKLRSGDVLRVDCENGTLSFIGNEASFLAREPAVKETEMDGLGRELFAPFRRVVGAADEGGAVFW, encoded by the coding sequence ATGACCCTTAATCCTGCCCTTGACGCCATCACCCAACGTATCGCTGCCCGCTCCGCGACCTTGCGCGCGCAGTTTGAGGCGCGCACCGAGCGTTATAAGACGACGGAACCGCGCCGTAAAAAGCTGTCCTGCGCCAACTATGCCCACGTTGTGGCCGCCTCGACCGAGAACGATAAGCTGCAGGCCGCGCTGGATACTGTGCCCAATATCGGCGTTGTCACCGCCTATAATGATATGCTGTCGGCCCATCAGCCCTATCACAACTACCCCGAAAAGATCCTGAAAGCCGCCCGTAAGGTCGGGGCCACGTCTCAGGTCGCTGGCGGTGTGCCCGCCATGTGTGACGGCGTGACCCAAGGCCGCGGCGGTATGGAGTTGTCGTTGTTTTCGCGCGATGTCATCGCCATGTCGGCGGCGATTGCCCTTAGCCATGATGCCTTTGACGCCGCCCTGATGCTGGGGGTGTGCGATAAGATTGTGCCGGGTCTGGTGATCGGGGCGTTGTCGTTTGCCCATTTGCCAGTGATTTTTGTGCCCGCCGGGCCGATGTCGTCTGGGCTGCCCAATCCGGAAAAAGCCCGGATACGTACCCTCTATGCCCGCGGCGAAGTCGGTCGCGATGCGCTGCTGGCCGCCGAAATGGCGTCTTACCACGGCGTCGGCACCTGCACGTTTTACGGCACGGCCAATTCTAATCAGATGCTGATGGAAATGATGGGTCTGCATGTGCCGGGCTCGGCCTTTATCCATCCGCACACGGAACTGCGTGAGGCCCTGACCGCCGCCGCAGTCGAGCGCGCCGCCCTGACCGCCGCCAACGGCAAAGCGCCGGCGTGCCTTGCCGATGTGCTGACGGTTAAGGCGTTTGTCAACGGTGTGGTCGGCCTGATGGCCACGGGCGGATCGACCAACCATGCCCTGCATTTGCCCGCTATGGCACGCGCGGCCGGGATCATCCTGACGCCCGAAGATTTGAATGATATTTCGCGCATCGTGCCATTGCTGGCGCGGGTTTACCCGAACGGTTCGGCCGACACAAACCACTTCCACGCGGCAGGCGGCGTAGGCTTTGTGATGCGTGAACTGCTGAGTGTGGGGCTGCTGCACGCCGATGTTCAGACCATCTGGGGTGAGGGGCTGGCTGACTATTGCCGTGAGCCGATATTGCAGGACGGTAAGGTCATCTGGCGCGACCTGCCGCAAGCCTCCGGCGATGAGGCCGTGCTGCGGCCGATTGCCAATCCGTTCAGCGTCGAGGGTGGCCTGCGCGAAATGAAGGGCAATCTCGGTATTGCCGTTTCCAAGATTTCCGCCGTCAAGCCGGAGCATCAGTTTATCGAAGCTCCTTGTGCGGTTTTCGACGATCAGGATGATTTCCTGGCGGCTTTTAAGGCCGGTAACATCCCCGATGGGGATTTTATTTGCGTCGTCAGATTCCAGGGGCCAAAGGCCAATGGTATGCCTGAGTTGCACTCGCTCACGCCATCTTTGTCAAGCTTGCTGGATCAGGGCCGTAAGGTCGCGCTGGTTAGCGATGGACGGATGTCGGGTGCATCAGGTAAGGTAGCCTCAGCAATTCATCTCACTCCAGAAGCCAAAGATGGCGGACCGATTTCAAAACTGCGGTCAGGAGATGTGTTGCGGGTAGATTGCGAAAATGGGACCTTAAGCTTCATAGGTAATGAAGCGTCATTCTTGGCCCGCGAACCGGCTGTGAAAGAGACCGAAATGGATGGTCTTGGACGCGAGCTGTTCGCCCCGTTCCGGCGCGTCGTAGGCGCTGCGGATGAGGGCGGCGCGGTCTTCTGGTAA
- the pgl gene encoding 6-phosphogluconolactonase produces the protein MTEDILQSRWNRVYKLESPTGHVNVRVYDDAEGALFVMLRLVEDALTTAISERGRALWIGAGGGTPKPVYEQLDTLNLPWDKVTLSQVDERFVPVDDAASNTKMMAEAAAPLIAKGMVFETLIRDITDPVVCAEKAEALLRSFNGGEAPMFDLTLLGMGPDRHYASIFPGHPINAMVYDTESLVLPVEPATGGVEPKLPRITLSVKALNRSRRIVLYITGFEKEKALEAAVADPNPDRSPIGAFLAQCPAPVDIVVG, from the coding sequence ATGACTGAGGATATTCTTCAATCCCGATGGAATAGAGTCTACAAGCTTGAAAGTCCTACAGGCCACGTCAATGTGCGTGTGTATGACGATGCCGAAGGGGCTCTGTTCGTTATGCTTCGCCTTGTAGAGGATGCGCTTACGACGGCCATTTCTGAGCGTGGTCGGGCGCTATGGATCGGAGCCGGGGGCGGTACGCCTAAGCCCGTCTATGAGCAACTCGATACGCTGAACTTGCCGTGGGACAAGGTTACGCTGTCGCAGGTTGATGAGCGCTTTGTCCCGGTGGATGATGCGGCTTCCAATACTAAGATGATGGCTGAGGCTGCCGCTCCGTTGATCGCTAAGGGTATGGTTTTTGAGACGCTGATCCGCGATATTACCGACCCGGTGGTTTGTGCCGAAAAGGCCGAGGCCCTATTGCGGAGTTTCAACGGCGGTGAAGCGCCGATGTTTGATCTGACTTTGCTTGGCATGGGGCCGGACAGGCATTACGCTTCGATTTTTCCGGGGCATCCGATCAATGCAATGGTTTACGATACTGAAAGTTTGGTTCTGCCGGTTGAACCGGCGACAGGCGGTGTTGAGCCGAAGCTTCCGCGCATCACGTTGAGCGTAAAGGCTCTAAACCGTTCCCGTCGCATCGTGTTGTATATTACTGGCTTCGAAAAGGAGAAAGCGTTGGAGGCTGCGGTCGCCGATCCTAACCCTGACAGATCGCCTATTGGTGCGTTTCTTGCGCAGTGTCCCGCGCCAGTAGATATTGTGGTGGGATAG
- a CDS encoding bifunctional 4-hydroxy-2-oxoglutarate aldolase/2-dehydro-3-deoxy-phosphogluconate aldolase: MSKYPGTHANVPKFMTTGPVLPVMVIPSLDQALPLADALIAGGITVLEITLRTDCALDAIKLIAKERPDAIVGAGTVLTPHDAEKAAKAGAKFLVSPGLTKELAKQDSLPLLPGVQTASEVMQALEWNFTHLKFFPAVPAGGIPMLKGIGGPLPQVKFCPTGGIDAKNAADFLALDNVLCVGGSWVAPAKAMQDGNWAEITRLTAEAVAAFSKA, from the coding sequence ATGAGCAAATATCCCGGCACCCACGCCAACGTCCCGAAATTCATGACCACAGGCCCGGTACTGCCGGTCATGGTCATCCCAAGCCTTGATCAGGCCCTGCCGCTGGCGGATGCGCTGATTGCGGGCGGGATCACGGTGCTGGAGATCACCCTGCGTACCGATTGCGCGCTGGATGCGATTAAGCTAATCGCCAAAGAACGTCCCGATGCGATTGTTGGTGCCGGTACGGTTCTGACACCGCATGACGCCGAAAAAGCCGCCAAGGCCGGGGCCAAGTTCCTGGTCTCTCCGGGGCTGACTAAGGAACTGGCCAAGCAGGACAGCCTGCCGCTGCTGCCGGGTGTGCAGACCGCATCCGAAGTCATGCAGGCGCTGGAGTGGAACTTTACCCACCTGAAATTCTTCCCGGCGGTGCCAGCCGGGGGTATCCCGATGCTGAAAGGGATTGGCGGGCCGCTGCCGCAGGTTAAGTTCTGCCCGACCGGCGGGATTGATGCCAAAAATGCTGCTGATTTCCTGGCGCTCGATAACGTCTTGTGCGTCGGCGGATCGTGGGTCGCCCCCGCCAAGGCCATGCAGGACGGTAACTGGGCGGAAATCACCCGCCTTACGGCTGAGGCTGTGGCCGCCTTTTCAAAGGCCTAA
- a CDS encoding group III truncated hemoglobin: protein MGEVRGLVEDFYGRVRQDDLIGPVFEGAVHDWPEHFDNLTLFWMTITNGAHPDIPNYKGRPMAKHFPLDLNPAMFERWLEIWVAVTGERFDALRAEILREKAYRIGQSFQAALFFKPEFMGKG from the coding sequence ATGGGTGAGGTTCGTGGGCTGGTCGAAGATTTCTATGGCCGGGTGCGGCAGGACGATCTGATCGGGCCGGTGTTTGAAGGGGCGGTTCATGACTGGCCGGAGCATTTCGATAATCTGACGCTATTTTGGATGACCATTACCAACGGCGCTCATCCCGACATTCCGAATTACAAAGGCCGCCCGATGGCCAAGCATTTTCCGCTCGACCTTAACCCGGCCATGTTCGAGCGCTGGCTGGAGATATGGGTGGCGGTGACGGGTGAGCGATTTGATGCTCTGCGGGCGGAGATTTTGCGCGAAAAGGCGTATCGCATCGGCCAGTCGTTTCAGGCGGCGCTGTTTTTTAAGCCGGAGTTTATGGGGAAGGGTTGA
- a CDS encoding glucokinase, with protein sequence MTAHFESPTTSSAASVTFRGLVGDIGGTNARFAIAERDHGKTKLRDFKSFETHGYPNIYAVIADYFRDLGGRPELDYAVLAVAGPVKNGQIKFTNLDWLVTESELAKSSGAKKSRLINDYAALAYALPYMDGDDIKTLGPATKGFGDVHAVMGAGTGFGASVLVGGAYGPYCLSTESGHASWAPVNDFEADIHRFLRKKLGRVTIENLLSGPGLVNLYQAVSYVRGEKALELTPAQITNIEGPDAQGCRYTVEAFLDILASVCGDLALCHGATAGMFIAGGIAPRLLRFIDEGRFRARMEAKAPLADLVASIPSHIITHPCAALLGSAHALTDAEITG encoded by the coding sequence ATGACAGCCCATTTCGAGTCCCCCACAACGTCGTCTGCGGCGTCCGTTACCTTTCGTGGTTTAGTCGGTGATATCGGCGGCACCAATGCGCGCTTTGCCATTGCTGAGCGCGATCACGGCAAGACAAAGCTGCGTGATTTCAAGTCGTTCGAGACGCACGGCTATCCCAATATCTATGCCGTTATCGCGGATTATTTCCGGGATTTAGGGGGCCGTCCAGAATTGGATTATGCCGTGCTGGCGGTGGCGGGGCCGGTCAAGAACGGGCAGATCAAGTTCACCAACCTCGACTGGCTGGTGACGGAAAGTGAACTGGCCAAATCGTCGGGCGCTAAAAAATCGCGCCTGATCAATGACTATGCAGCCCTTGCCTATGCACTACCCTATATGGACGGCGACGATATCAAAACGCTGGGGCCGGCCACCAAAGGCTTTGGCGATGTCCATGCGGTCATGGGCGCAGGCACCGGTTTTGGGGCGTCGGTTCTGGTCGGCGGGGCTTACGGGCCCTATTGTCTGTCGACCGAAAGCGGCCATGCGTCCTGGGCGCCGGTCAATGATTTTGAAGCCGACATTCATCGCTTTTTGCGCAAAAAACTGGGGCGGGTGACGATCGAGAACCTGCTGTCAGGCCCCGGTCTGGTCAACCTCTATCAAGCCGTATCCTACGTGCGCGGTGAAAAGGCGCTGGAGCTTACCCCGGCTCAGATCACCAATATCGAAGGCCCTGATGCCCAAGGCTGCCGCTACACGGTTGAGGCGTTTCTGGATATTCTGGCCTCGGTCTGCGGCGATCTGGCGCTCTGTCATGGGGCGACGGCGGGTATGTTTATCGCGGGCGGCATCGCGCCGCGCCTGCTCCGCTTTATCGACGAAGGCCGCTTCCGGGCGCGCATGGAGGCCAAGGCCCCTCTGGCTGATCTGGTGGCCTCAATCCCCAGTCACATCATCACCCATCCGTGCGCGGCCTTGCTGGGGTCAGCCCATGCCTTGACGGACGCTGAGATCACGGGCTGA
- the zwf gene encoding glucose-6-phosphate dehydrogenase, which produces MSLNGLSSPSSSASGRQRVFVLVGGTGDLALRMLWPSLAMLDQDGFLADDVRLVSVAREAVGRDEFVERVKAAVTKRAGTDLEDGTIDKFAARISHLSLDVGDAEWGPKLKAELGATDNLDIVFFLSVSPSLFKPICEHLLKAGLNAKPNRVIIEKPLGRDLASSKVINDSVAVAFDEARVFRIDHYLGKETVQNLIALRFANTVFEPLWNAQSVDHVQITVAETVGVGERLGYYDEYGALRDMLQNHLLQLLCLLAMEPPSGINADALRDEKVKVLKSLKPINEHNVLTHTARGQYGAGFAEGKPVAGYEAEKGSPSGTETYVALKAEIANWRWAGTPFYLRTGKHLPSRATEIVVQFKAVPHSIFGGQVLANRLVIRLQPEEDISLTVMNKAPGLSAAGGMDLQPLALSLSLTNAFDSNGTKAPRRRIAYERLILDALNGNNAAFVRRDEVEAAWAWVDGIEDGWAKVYPRPQSYPAGSYGPVSAYTLLDRDGRSWND; this is translated from the coding sequence ATGTCTTTGAACGGATTATCTTCACCATCTTCGTCTGCATCTGGGCGCCAGCGTGTGTTTGTTCTGGTGGGCGGCACGGGCGATCTGGCCCTGCGCATGTTGTGGCCGTCGCTGGCCATGCTCGATCAGGACGGGTTCCTGGCGGATGATGTGCGACTGGTGTCGGTGGCGCGCGAAGCCGTAGGCCGCGATGAATTCGTTGAGCGCGTCAAGGCGGCGGTGACCAAGCGCGCCGGAACTGACCTCGAAGACGGTACGATCGATAAATTTGCCGCCCGCATCAGCCATCTGTCGCTCGATGTCGGTGATGCCGAGTGGGGCCCAAAACTTAAGGCCGAACTGGGGGCTACGGATAATCTCGATATCGTGTTTTTCCTGTCGGTGTCGCCGTCGCTGTTCAAGCCGATCTGTGAGCATCTGCTGAAAGCGGGCCTGAACGCCAAACCGAACCGCGTCATTATCGAAAAACCGCTGGGACGCGATCTGGCCTCCTCCAAGGTTATCAATGACTCGGTCGCGGTCGCCTTTGACGAAGCGCGCGTGTTCCGCATCGACCACTATCTCGGCAAGGAAACGGTGCAGAATCTGATCGCCCTGCGCTTTGCCAATACGGTGTTTGAGCCGCTGTGGAACGCGCAAAGCGTTGATCACGTTCAGATTACGGTCGCTGAAACCGTCGGCGTCGGTGAGCGCTTGGGCTATTACGACGAATACGGTGCCCTGCGCGACATGCTGCAAAACCACTTGTTGCAGTTGTTGTGTCTGCTGGCGATGGAGCCGCCGTCGGGCATCAATGCCGATGCGCTGCGTGATGAAAAGGTCAAGGTTCTCAAAAGCCTGAAACCGATCAATGAGCACAATGTCCTGACCCATACCGCGCGCGGCCAGTACGGCGCTGGCTTTGCCGAAGGCAAGCCGGTCGCGGGTTATGAGGCCGAAAAGGGCTCGCCGTCCGGCACCGAAACCTATGTGGCGCTTAAGGCCGAAATCGCCAACTGGCGCTGGGCGGGCACGCCGTTTTACCTGCGCACGGGTAAGCATTTGCCAAGCCGAGCTACCGAAATTGTGGTGCAGTTTAAGGCCGTGCCGCACTCTATCTTTGGTGGGCAGGTGCTGGCCAACCGTCTGGTGATCCGCCTCCAGCCGGAGGAAGATATTTCGCTGACGGTCATGAATAAGGCGCCGGGACTGTCGGCGGCGGGCGGAATGGATTTGCAGCCTCTGGCCCTGTCGCTGTCGCTGACCAACGCGTTCGACAGCAATGGTACAAAGGCCCCGCGCCGCCGTATTGCCTATGAACGCCTGATCCTTGATGCGCTCAACGGTAATAATGCGGCCTTTGTCCGGCGCGATGAGGTCGAAGCCGCCTGGGCCTGGGTTGACGGTATCGAAGACGGCTGGGCCAAGGTTTATCCACGGCCGCAGTCCTATCCGGCGGGTTCCTACGGCCCCGTGTCGGCCTATACACTGCTCGACCGCGATGGGCGTAGCTGGAATGACTGA
- the ppc gene encoding phosphoenolpyruvate carboxylase, whose translation MTDPVIDHVKQNTAMLEGFLNEAITDFGRGEVLSKLNILKSSAFDLSGFSESDAAHAARVLTCLSTLSVISEDVANLGREDTFEASDGSVQTISLANAVASARKEGIDQARIEKTLQNIHASPVFTAHPTEMRRASVVEREYEITQLLSRYESCNSASERRAIEEDLYRAIALLWNTRLHRPERITVFDEIENSLGVVRRSILPALVNLYTQWDRDIALDETLPKILKLGSWIGGDRDGHPHVDETTLRYAFREQARTIFRFYFDQINKLDTELTVSEELTKVSDDLMELSRKSSDTNVHRVDEPYRRALSYVKARLAKTAQVIIGEQRGLGSGYVPQEIATPYETVDEFVRDLKVIRDSLIANGGKRLIGRTLKATIQIARSCGFHLMALDLRQNSSVHERVVAELFAQSSELLDYMSLSENERVSALVAELTNDRLLRWPFAKYSAETRRELKIIDAAAEVIKTYGPSAIGAYVISMGKSVSDILEPLVLLKQAGLVYGGPQPHTMIKVAPLFETIGDLEAAPDIMKRWLGLPAMRSLLGRPAVQEVMLGYSDSNKDGGYTASRWSLHKASSAIKAVCEHYGVGLRLFHGRGGSVGRGGGPAFGAILAQPAGTVGGHIKVTEQGEMIARKFGNATTAGKTLDSFAAAVFLASVKPKVDKDTKEAKAEAKFGPVMDKICAASFKAYRDLVYEDEHFLAFFRNVTPISEITDLKIGSRPASRTTSGQIEDLRAIPWVFSWSQSRFVLPGWYGFAAAVRDTGVEDSVLADMVQTWDFFDVFLANMEMALAKADMEIAGLYVDHLARDKVEAQRIFDKIKFEFDDTIALILRIRGAKTLLSTHEHLRGSIERSKPVLDTLNRMQVELMTQRRHGNQHKLVKLALQLTVNGTASALRNTG comes from the coding sequence ATGACCGATCCCGTCATCGACCACGTCAAACAAAACACCGCCATGCTGGAAGGGTTTCTGAACGAAGCCATTACCGATTTTGGCCGCGGTGAAGTGCTCTCCAAGCTCAATATCCTCAAATCGAGCGCGTTCGATCTGTCGGGCTTTTCTGAATCGGACGCCGCCCACGCCGCCCGCGTCCTGACCTGTTTGTCGACCTTAAGCGTCATCTCCGAAGACGTGGCCAATCTGGGCCGCGAGGATACCTTTGAGGCCTCGGACGGCTCGGTTCAGACCATCAGTCTGGCCAATGCGGTCGCCTCTGCGCGTAAAGAGGGCATCGATCAGGCTCGGATCGAAAAGACCCTGCAAAACATCCACGCCTCTCCGGTCTTTACCGCCCACCCGACGGAAATGCGCCGCGCCAGTGTCGTTGAGCGCGAATATGAAATCACTCAGCTTTTGTCGCGTTATGAAAGCTGTAATTCGGCCTCTGAGCGTCGCGCCATCGAAGAAGACCTGTACCGCGCCATCGCCCTGCTGTGGAATACGCGCCTGCATCGGCCGGAGCGGATCACGGTCTTTGATGAGATCGAAAATTCGCTGGGCGTGGTGCGCCGTTCCATCCTGCCCGCGCTGGTCAATCTCTATACCCAGTGGGACCGCGATATCGCGCTGGATGAGACCCTGCCGAAGATTTTGAAGCTCGGTTCATGGATTGGCGGCGACCGCGACGGCCACCCCCATGTCGATGAGACCACCTTGCGCTATGCCTTCCGTGAGCAGGCCCGCACCATTTTTCGCTTCTATTTCGATCAGATCAACAAGCTCGATACCGAGCTGACGGTCTCCGAAGAACTGACCAAGGTGTCCGACGATCTGATGGAGTTGTCGCGCAAATCGTCCGACACCAATGTCCACCGCGTCGATGAACCCTATCGTCGGGCGCTGTCCTATGTGAAGGCCCGTCTGGCCAAGACGGCTCAGGTCATTATCGGGGAGCAGCGCGGTTTGGGCTCCGGCTATGTGCCGCAGGAGATCGCCACCCCCTATGAGACGGTTGATGAGTTCGTGCGCGACCTTAAGGTCATCCGCGACAGCCTGATCGCCAATGGCGGTAAGCGCCTGATCGGACGCACGCTTAAGGCGACGATCCAGATTGCTCGCTCCTGCGGCTTTCACCTGATGGCGCTTGATCTGCGTCAGAACTCCTCGGTTCATGAGCGGGTGGTGGCGGAACTGTTCGCACAGTCGTCGGAACTGCTTGACTATATGTCGCTGTCGGAAAATGAGCGGGTGTCGGCGCTGGTGGCGGAACTCACCAATGACCGGCTGCTGCGCTGGCCGTTTGCCAAATATTCGGCTGAGACGCGGCGTGAGCTTAAGATTATCGATGCGGCGGCTGAGGTCATCAAGACCTATGGCCCGTCGGCCATCGGCGCCTATGTGATTTCGATGGGTAAGTCGGTGTCCGACATCCTTGAGCCGCTGGTGCTGCTGAAACAGGCAGGCCTCGTTTACGGCGGGCCGCAGCCACACACCATGATCAAGGTCGCCCCCCTGTTTGAAACCATCGGCGACCTTGAGGCCGCCCCCGACATCATGAAGCGCTGGTTAGGATTGCCCGCCATGCGCTCATTGTTGGGGCGTCCGGCGGTTCAGGAAGTCATGCTCGGCTATTCGGATTCCAACAAGGACGGCGGCTATACGGCGTCACGCTGGTCGCTGCATAAGGCGTCCTCGGCCATTAAGGCGGTCTGTGAGCATTACGGGGTGGGCTTAAGGCTGTTTCACGGGCGTGGCGGCTCGGTCGGACGCGGGGGCGGACCCGCCTTTGGCGCTATTCTGGCTCAGCCTGCCGGTACGGTCGGCGGCCATATCAAGGTGACGGAGCAGGGTGAGATGATCGCCCGTAAGTTCGGCAATGCCACGACGGCGGGCAAGACGCTCGACAGCTTTGCGGCGGCGGTGTTTCTGGCCTCGGTCAAACCCAAGGTCGATAAGGATACCAAGGAAGCCAAGGCCGAAGCGAAGTTCGGGCCGGTGATGGATAAGATTTGCGCCGCCTCATTCAAGGCCTACCGCGATCTGGTCTATGAGGATGAGCATTTTCTGGCCTTCTTCCGCAATGTCACGCCGATCTCGGAAATCACGGACCTTAAGATCGGCTCGCGTCCGGCGTCGCGGACCACCAGCGGTCAGATCGAAGACCTGCGGGCCATTCCGTGGGTGTTTTCGTGGTCGCAGTCGCGCTTTGTCCTGCCCGGCTGGTACGGTTTTGCGGCGGCGGTGCGTGACACCGGCGTTGAGGATTCGGTGCTGGCCGACATGGTGCAGACCTGGGACTTCTTTGACGTGTTCCTCGCCAACATGGAAATGGCGCTGGCCAAGGCCGACATGGAAATCGCCGGCCTCTATGTCGATCATCTGGCGCGCGATAAGGTCGAGGCCCAGCGCATCTTTGATAAGATCAAGTTCGAGTTCGATGACACGATTGCTTTGATCCTGCGTATCCGCGGTGCCAAGACCCTGCTGTCGACCCATGAACACCTGCGCGGCTCAATTGAGCGCTCAAAGCCGGTGCTCGATACGCTCAACCGGATGCAGGTCGAACTGATGACCCAGCGCCGTCACGGCAATCAGCATAAGCTGGTCAAACTGGCCCTGCAACTGACCGTCAACGGCACCGCTAGCGCGCTTAGGAACACAGGTTAA